One Vibrio pomeroyi genomic region harbors:
- a CDS encoding tetratricopeptide repeat protein, translated as MSTMGIAIGATALSLILVAVWLISLSLRKQRLEQERKARAVAYRKAIEKARIQEQKERHFKAETGHVPSILYLAKEAERNNIKEALYWYDKAAHLDNVNGMYGIVRLSMKRKEDLILREKANFWQLAISAMDNDLVAKFEMGKALVSGRGTDKNIPKGYTYIEESAMGGNTEAMLFMGEWCLDKENPDYSAESSFEWYHKAAEKNNLDGKIKLGMSYLNGVGVEPNHGEAVYWFETAAEKNSAEAMFRAGEAWIDHGEHGNAIAYIWLFLSAHFGYSEAKHLRDKVGGELGVDAVVGLQALTKPIMTKLTQEAITKHSIIKALNKLYKRNIPIPKKVKETSDEEGEALNVDASHLDKQTLSAQDTNVDYSQQPNTEQASSESQATPNSDPLDFSQSAVESNWNRNQ; from the coding sequence ATGAGTACAATGGGAATCGCAATTGGTGCGACGGCTCTTTCGTTAATACTTGTGGCCGTGTGGCTGATTTCTTTATCGCTAAGAAAACAGCGCTTGGAACAAGAGCGCAAAGCTCGTGCGGTCGCTTACCGAAAAGCGATTGAAAAAGCGCGCATCCAAGAGCAAAAAGAGCGCCATTTCAAAGCAGAAACCGGACATGTTCCGTCGATTCTGTATTTAGCGAAAGAGGCCGAACGTAACAATATTAAGGAAGCCTTATATTGGTACGACAAAGCCGCGCATTTAGATAATGTCAACGGCATGTATGGCATTGTGCGTTTGAGTATGAAGCGCAAAGAAGACCTGATTTTAAGAGAAAAAGCTAATTTCTGGCAGCTGGCGATATCGGCGATGGATAATGACCTGGTGGCGAAATTTGAGATGGGTAAAGCACTCGTTTCTGGGCGCGGAACCGATAAGAACATCCCCAAGGGTTACACCTATATCGAAGAGTCGGCAATGGGCGGGAACACCGAAGCTATGCTGTTTATGGGCGAGTGGTGTCTAGACAAAGAAAACCCAGACTACTCCGCCGAAAGCTCGTTTGAGTGGTATCACAAGGCCGCTGAAAAAAATAACCTAGACGGCAAGATTAAACTGGGTATGAGCTATTTGAACGGTGTTGGTGTTGAGCCTAATCACGGTGAAGCAGTGTACTGGTTTGAAACTGCAGCGGAAAAGAACAGCGCAGAAGCCATGTTTAGAGCAGGCGAAGCTTGGATTGACCATGGTGAACACGGCAATGCGATTGCTTATATTTGGCTATTCCTGTCGGCTCATTTTGGCTACTCAGAAGCGAAGCATTTGCGGGATAAAGTTGGTGGTGAACTGGGTGTCGATGCCGTCGTGGGCTTACAAGCTCTAACTAAGCCGATCATGACTAAGTTAACTCAAGAAGCGATCACCAAGCACTCAATCATTAAAGCGCTTAATAAGCTCTACAAGCGTAATATACCGATTCCTAAGAAAGTCAAAGAAACGTCTGATGAAGAAGGCGAAGCATTAAACGTAGATGCGAGCCATTTAGATAAACAAACTTTGAGTGCTCAAGATACGAATGTCGATTACAGCCAGCAACCTAACACTGAACAAGCATCATCAGAGAGTCAAGCGACCCCAAATAGTGACCCTCTAGACTTTAGTCAGTCTGCAGTTGAGTCTAACTGGAACAGAAACCAGTAA